TTTATTAATTAGAGAAACGGCTTTACGTATTAATACGTAAAGCCGTTTACTTGGTTATTAGATTGGTTAAGTAATTTAGGTTGTAAGCATGTAGAGTAAGTTTATTTGGGATTTTAAAGAATACAAATAGACTATTAATATAAAGGGCGTTATTTGTTATTCATTTTTTTTACCCACTCCAATTGTGTTAATCCAATATATTTTTTGTCATTACCGTAAGGGTCGGCACCTCCTTTTAAATAAGCTTTAATTAGCTTCATAGGAATGGTATCTTTTAGCCTAATGGGCACTTCATAGGTATGGTTTCCATGAAAATCATGGCATTCAATACAGGTAAACCATTGTTCATTGGCAATAAGTGTTTTATGTGAGACGTCTAAAGGATCATCTTCAACTTCTAAATCTTGATGACAGTTCATACAATAGTTCATGCTTACCGAAGCTATAGTTATGCGTTCGCCTTTATGTTCGGTATGGCACGTAATGCATGTTGTAGCATCTATTTGTTTGATAGCATCGCTAAATCGAGGTTCTGTAAATCGATGTGTTGGATGTCTGTCGTTAGGTCTATCATGACAACTCAAACAGTTATCAGTTGTTACATCACTGGTTCCAAAATCAGCACCATTCTTGCGCATACCAACAGCATGCTCTATATTGGATTGCATTTGTTGCATCAGATTTCCTTTCGCATCTGCATGACATGCTATGCACGAAACATCTGCATGACCAGAATTCATTGGGCCTAAGGAAATATATGCTTCAGAAGATTCTAAGCTTAGAAATATAAACAGAAGGCCTCCTATAGTTAGACCTGTAATTCCACCAATAAATTGCCTCTTTCTTAATGGACTTACTTTAATCATAATAATTTGAATTATAGATTGATAGTGATTTTTTCGCTTTTTGGATAGCTGATACAAGTAAGGATGCTTCCTTTGTCAACTTCAGACTGTGATAAAAAGTGTCCTTCGGTCATTTCAATGTCGCCAGAAACGCAAACCGCTTTACAAGTTGAACAAACCCCAGACCTACAAGAGTATGGCAAAGCAATATTGCTTGCCATGGCTACCCTTAGTATGGATTTGTCTCCTGGCACTTGTATCTGATGTGTTTTGCCTTGAAAAATGATCTCTACATTACTAACAAAATCTTTTCCTGAGACTTTAACTTTAGGCTTTTTAAATACTTCAACAATTATTTCATTAGGTTTCACATGGTTATTGATTAGTATTTCCTTTGTTTTCTCCATGAATCCGAAAGGGCCACAAATCATGTAAACATTATTTTCAAAATTAATATGGTGTTTATATAAGATTTTAACATATAAGTCATTAGTAGCTAATCCTTCATGGTAGTTTTCATGAGGTTCTTTATTATCAGCCAAAATATGCTCTACATTAAATGTGTTGGGATAAGCTTCTTTTAAAGCTACTATTTCTTGATGAAAAATAATGGACGTTTTATCCTTATTGGCATAGATAAGTAAAACCTTGGATTTAGGTTCGTTTGTGAGAACGGATTTAATTATAGAGAATACAGGCGTTATCCCACTTCCACCAGCAAAAAGAACATATTGTTTTTCTTCATTTTTTTTAGGCTCTACATAAAAGCTTCCTTGTGGCTTATCAATTTCCAGCGCATCACCAATTTTTAAATTTTGGCATATAAAATTTGAAACCAAACCTTTGTCAACTTGCTTAACGGTTATTTTTAAATCCTTATCGGTGTAAGGGTTGCTGCTAAAGGAGTAGGATCGTTTTTCTATTTTATTATCTATGGGAACATGCAGGGTTAAAAACTGACCTGGTTTGTATCTAACTTTATTAAAGAAATTACCATTTTTAAAAAAGATACTAACGGCATCATTAGTTTCTCTTTTTATATCTTTTACAACTAACTTCATTTATTTTTTAGTTTTAAGCTTTTATTTATAGTAAAATACCATGCTTATATGAAAAACCATGAGTATGGTAATTACCATTGAAAATGCTACGTGAGTAATCATCCATCCTTTAAATAAGACCTCGTTGGTGGATTTTATAACATCTAAATTAAAATAACCTATAAAGTTGTTTACAAGAAAAATATAGGTTAATAGCATGAGGTATCCATAGCCAAAACTCATGCTGTGAAAGTAAAAAAGTAACGGGCTTAAAGCGCCAAACCATTTATGAAGATTGGTAACTTTAAAAGAATATTTTTTTAGTTTTTTTACAATTCTGCTAAAAGTCAACAACCATTGAATGACAATAAATAGAGCCAAACCAAGACCAGACCACCTTTTATAAAGCTCTTCTTGTTGCATATTGTATAGCCATTCCCATTTTAGGCCTAGAATAAACTGCATCAAGTACAGTAGTAGCAATAAAAGACCAATACTTG
This genomic window from Mariniflexile sp. TRM1-10 contains:
- a CDS encoding cytochrome c3 family protein; protein product: MIKVSPLRKRQFIGGITGLTIGGLLFIFLSLESSEAYISLGPMNSGHADVSCIACHADAKGNLMQQMQSNIEHAVGMRKNGADFGTSDVTTDNCLSCHDRPNDRHPTHRFTEPRFSDAIKQIDATTCITCHTEHKGERITIASVSMNYCMNCHQDLEVEDDPLDVSHKTLIANEQWFTCIECHDFHGNHTYEVPIRLKDTIPMKLIKAYLKGGADPYGNDKKYIGLTQLEWVKKMNNK
- a CDS encoding ferredoxin--NADP reductase, whose product is MKLVVKDIKRETNDAVSIFFKNGNFFNKVRYKPGQFLTLHVPIDNKIEKRSYSFSSNPYTDKDLKITVKQVDKGLVSNFICQNLKIGDALEIDKPQGSFYVEPKKNEEKQYVLFAGGSGITPVFSIIKSVLTNEPKSKVLLIYANKDKTSIIFHQEIVALKEAYPNTFNVEHILADNKEPHENYHEGLATNDLYVKILYKHHINFENNVYMICGPFGFMEKTKEILINNHVKPNEIIVEVFKKPKVKVSGKDFVSNVEIIFQGKTHQIQVPGDKSILRVAMASNIALPYSCRSGVCSTCKAVCVSGDIEMTEGHFLSQSEVDKGSILTCISYPKSEKITINL